The genomic window CACGGTGCATGTTTGTATTTTCATCATTCTTGGCACAACTGGGAACAGCATGCTAAAAGTCCGTTTGCATTGATAAAAGATCACGTTTTATTGCCGCAAGCTTCAATGTTAAAAGAAGTTGATGCTGAATTTAAAGCGATTTTAACTTCAGAAATTTTAGAAGAAATTGTCAATACAATTCCGCTAGACTGGCTGCAATGGGAAGATGCAGACGAAACGCCAGAAGGATTGCGAAACGTTTATTTGCAGTTTTTAAAGACAAGATTAGAGAATTCAGAAATATTTGTAAATCAGGCTCAAAATGCAAGATAATCACTTATACGAATATGCTGTGATTCGTGTTGTACCAAGGGTAGAGCGCGAAGAATTCCTGAATATCGGAATCATTTTGTTTTGCAAAAAAGCCAAATTTATAAAGGTTTTATTTCACTTAAATAAAGAAAAAATCCAAGCCCTTTCTGCCGATTTCGACATCGAACAATTAGAATGCAATCTGACTTCATTGGTAAAAATTGCCAACGGAGCAAAAGACGGAGGACCAATTGCTGAATTTGAAATTCCGGAGCGTTTTAGATGGTTAACCGCTATTAGAAGTTCGGCAATTCAAACCTCAAGACCTCATCCTGGGTTGAGTCAGGATTTGGAGAAAACGATTCAGCGTTTGTTTGAGGAGTTAGTTCTTTAAGAAGGTTCAAAGGGGCAGAGGTTCAGAGTGACAAAGGTTTTTTAACCGCAAAGTTCGCAAAGCTATGTGTAAAAGCTTTGCGAACTTTGCGTAATTCTTTGCGCTCTTTGCGGTTAAATAAAAACCACGAACTACATCGAAATGCAATCCGTGGTTTAAAAACTGAAAATAACTTATTTTTAAGGGTGATTCTTTTTAGAAAGAACCACAAACATTACCGCCCAAAGTAGGTCCTGCATTCGCAGAAATATCAGCTTTAACCGCAGTATTAGCCAATTTTAGAATAGAATATGGCGGAGTAAAAGCAGTTCCGCTTCCTGCTTGAGTTCCTGTTACGCTCGTAAAAATATTATCAGTTGATGTAACCGCTGTAAAACCAGTCATTAATTCGATTGGATTTTTTACGCCTTCAAAAACATTGCTTTCTACGCGAATATTTGCTTCAAATCCTGCTGCAATACATTTATTGCTCACGGTGCTGTTAAAGAAACTGTTTACAATATGCACTTGTCCAAAACGAACTCTAGGCATTCTTTCTCTACAGCCTGGAGCCCACCAGCATCTTGCAAAAGTGATTCTTAGTTTACCGCGATCAGCAGTTGCGCCATCGCTTGAACCAATTAAATTTGAATATCTATGATCATCTGATCCTCCAGAACCGCCCGCTTTTGGAGGTTTTAGGTAATGGAATTTAGTGTACGTAACCGAAATATAATCTGATTTGTTTTTGATGTCGAAGTTTCCGTCAACGCCATCTCTAAATTCGCAGTGATCTATCCAAACATTTGTACATTCGTCTAGAACAGCATTATCCCATCCGTCAGTGTCGTAAGCACCAGGGCCTTCAAAAATTAAGTTTCTGATGATGATGTTTTTGCATCTCTTGATGTTGAAAATTCCAGAACCATCTTTAGTTTGGTCAGTAGAAACTAATTTTGCACCGCTTGCGCCATAAATAGTTTTTCCGGTTTGATCCTGAAATGACAATCTTGCGGTAATAGTAATAGTTCCTGAAACCTTAATCACTTTTACAGCGGTGTTTTCTACAGCCGATTTCAGTTGAGCGTAAGTGGTAACTGTGGTTTCAGCAGAAGAACCTCCTCCGGTTGTGCCCCCGTTTTGCGAAGCCCATCCCGGAACCTCAGCACAGTTTCCGATTTTAGCAGTCGGATTGGTTGCAGAAGCATCAATCGCTGTTTCGTTTGTTGGTTGAATACTTGCTTCTGTGTTTGAAGCAATTTCTTCGGAGTTACATGCAGTAAATCCGAAAATCAATGCTGCGGCGAACATTGAAAGTGTTGATTTTAAATTCATAATTAAAGTTTGGTTATTTAATAAGTTAACAACGCAAAACTCAATATTATTTGTAGGAAAAAAGTTGAACAAGTTCAAACTTTTATAAAAAAATCTACTGAATATGTTTTTTTAACACTTCTAAATTTACAAAAATGCATTTTATGTTTATTTTTACGTAATCGATTACATTAATTTAAGCCCTTAATTAATAATGAGTTGAAAAAACAAATTTAGACCTCACCAAAAACCACAAAAACCACAAGATGTACAACCTACTACGAGCAAACATTGAGCGAAAGATTTCGCTCACAGATGAAGAATGGGATATTATTGTCTCAAAAGCAGAACGCATTAAACTTAAAAAGAATCAATTCTTACAAGTCCAGAACTCAAACAGCAGTTACGAAGGATTTATTTTGAAAGGATCATTCAAAACCTACATTTTAAACGAAAACGGAACTGAAACTGTCATTTTCTTCTCATTCGAAAATGAATGGATTTGCGATTTGGAAAGTTTCTACCATCAGAAACCGACGACATACAATATTAAAGCCATAGAAGACAGCGAAATAGTAGTTATCAGTAAAATGCAAAAAGCGTATCTGTTTGCTATGATTCCCAAACTCATAAAGTTTCATGTCTTAATGATCGAACGGGCGAATGTTGCTATTCAGCAGCGGCTTTTAGATGTGCTACATAAAACCTCAAAACAGCGTTATCTCGATTTTAAAGAGCGTTATCCGCAAAAGGTAAGTTCTATAAATAATAAGAATCTGTCTTCATATTTGGGTGTTTCGCACGAGTTTCTTTCAAAGATAAAGAGAACAGTTTCTTAGTTTTTGAGGTTCAAAGGTGCAAAGATTCAAAGTGACAAAGGTTTTTCTGTTGAGACGCACTGCAGTGCGTCTAATATTACGTAAAAAATCTCGCAATCCCGATAGCTATCGGGAGCAGAGGCGCAAAGTTTTTATCTCAAAGTTATACGTAATCTTGTCATTTCGAGGAACGAGAAATCTTCACAAGTAACTCCGCAGCGATAATCCAATCTTTGTAGAGTTTCTAACGAAGATTTCTCGTTCCTCGAAATGACAAACTGCATGGGAACTTTATCAAAAAACTTTGCGTCTTTGCGACTCTGCGAGATTAAAAATAAAAACTTCGAGTCTTCGCGCCTTCGCGGCAAAAAAACTTGATTAAAAATCCAATATTCCAAAAAGGCATTCAGTAGAAAAATGAAGCCTTACATTTTCCTTTTCTTGATTTTCAATAACCAATACATCATAAGGTTCTAAATGGTATGGTTTTTCATTAATGGTAATAATTGCTCTATATAAAGAAAATACAATCACCACTTCAGCATTACAATTCTGATTGCCATTTGCAATTTCCAGTTTATGATGGGATATTTTTTCAGAAACCATCCAATTAAAATCAGTGCCTTTGGTGAAAGAGGTTACTTCATCATCCGAATTAAATTCCATGATTTCATACTTCTTGTATGCTTTTTTTTCTTTGTTTACCTCAACATCTAAGTCGTTATCAAGCATAACCAAGTATCGGTGATAGCCTTTAAATTTGGTGAATTCTGAAGGTGTTTGTTCTATTGTAGCACTGCTTATTCTAAATGCGAAATCTCTATTGGCGTAAATTGCGGTTTTTGGATAAATCATATATTCATATGTCAATCCGCCACTCCAAATAGAGGGTTTAGTGTTTTTTTTAGAGAGAAGCTGTATGTTCATTTATTGAATATTTTATTTAGAGAAAACAATTTGGCGTTTGTTTGAAGAGCTCGTATTGTAACTATTTTGAACCATATAAGTTATATAAGATAAGGTTTGTCTAAAAAAGGAATCTAGCAAAGTTTTTTAGGCAAAGTTTGCATACAGTTTGTCATTTCGAGGAACGAGAAATCTTCGCGAGAAGCTCTACAAAGATTGGATTCTAGTTGCGGAATTACTTACGAAGATTTGCTTTGCCTGTTCGTTATTGCTCGAGTCTCGTTCCTCGAAATGACAAGATTGGGTATATAATGCATGAAACAAAACTTAGCGAATCTCTGCGTAATTCTTTGCGAATCTTTGTGGTATAACCCTACAACACTTTCTCCAAATAAATAAACTCCAAAGGAACTTCAGAAACTGTCGTATGAATTTCACTCTCAGGGAAAGCTTCACGTTTTCCGGTATCTACATAACCGTGACGTTTGTACCAAGCCACAAGCTCTTCACGTACCGAAATAACCGTCATAATAATACTTGACAATCCTAGAGATTTTGCATGATTTTCGGCTTCAGCCAAAAGTTTTTTACCGATTCCGCTGTTTTGAAGTTCTGGCGAAACGGTTAGCATTCCAAGATACAATTGATGCCCTTTTTCCACCAATAAAACCGAACCAATAATCTTGTCATTCGCTGTAAATTTCAGCATTGTATTTTTTGGATCAAGAAAGATTTCTGTCATTTCCTGTTCGTCGGTTCTTTTTCCTTCTAGTAAATGCGCTTCGGTTGTCCAGCCTTTTTTAGAAGTTTCGCCTCTATATGCTGAGTTTATTAAGGTTGTTAATGCTGGAATGTCTTGTAATGCTGCTTTTGTAATCATGTTAAGCTGATCGTATTATGAGTATAAATGGTTTCCAGTTTTAAATGGAAAAATATTTGAATTGCCTCCAGCTTTAGCTGGAGAAGCAAAATTACATTAGAAAATGGCTTTAGCCTAATCTTTTGAGTTTTTTGGCTAAAGCCGAAGCTTGTTCAAAAAGTAAACCTCCAGCTAAAGCAGGAGGCAATTGAAAATTTAGATTTTTTTATAATATTTTAAAGTTTATTAGTCATAAACATGTTCAATTATTCATTGGGCTTTTAAAATAGATAATCTAAAAAGGAAATACAGCCTTTTATTATTGTTTTATTTAAGCGAATATGCTGCGATGGTTTTTTTGAAAAGAGAAGGGACATAGACTATTTTTTTCTCCTTATCGAGACCAATATCTGCTGAATAATATTCTTCTTTTCTGGTATCTGAAAGAATTTCTTTTGAGCCATCTTTATGTACATAATAAATAACTCCAGTCCAGCAGCTCACAATAAACGCATTGTCTGCTATTGGCTCAATTCCATCTGTGTTTTCATCCATGCCTTCTGCCAAAAGCTGTTTATTCTTTTTAGAATCCGTTTTGTATAATGATCCACTGTCTAAAAAATACAAATCGGTATCTATAAATTTTAGACCATTAGGTTTGTTTAGGTTTTCTAAGTAAACAGTTGCAATATCATTTTCTAATTTGAAAATCTTACCCACTTTTGGGTCAGAAACATAAACAACACCTTTTTTATCTACAGTCACGTCGTTTAATATTTTGGCAGCATCAACGGTTATTTTTTTGAGTATTTTTTGTTGCTTTATATCTATAATTACAATTTCTGTAAGGTCGGCTACAAATAACTTATTCTTGAATTTTGCCATTCCTTTTGGGGCATTTAAACCTGATATCCAATTTAGATTAATGATTTTTCCATCGACAGTTAATTTTCCTATGCTTCCTTTTCCGTCACGTTCAGCCGGCGAACCATCCATTAAAGAGGTATATAAAATCTGATCTGCTTTGTCGAATAATACCGATTCAGGAATTGGCAAAATACTATCGGTTATCCAAATTCTATTTAAAGAATGTTGAGCAATACTCGAAAAACTTATTGTAAATAGCACTAAAACATAATAAACATTTTTTTTCATTTTGATTGGCTTTTGAATTTCTTTGTGTTCACGAATTGGATGCTCGCGCTAGCTTGTGAAATTTACTCTTTCTTACTTTTGAGCAATTACTTCATAAGTTATTTTTTTACATTTTACGATAAAATATGGATGAGAACTTTCATGAGCGAAATCAAGAATAAATTCTCCGTTTTCTTCTTTTAGAAGAGCTTCATAAATCATTCCATCCCATTTTTCATAAATGAAACGGCTAACTTCATCACAGTAAATAGTTATCAATTCTTGATCGTAATTTCTGTTTTTGTTAAAGCAACTGATTGATATTTTTAAGGTTTGATGCCCAAATGTATTATTGAAAAAGTCATATCCATTGTGATAATGAATATCAGTAACTAAGGCATCACCAAAGATTCCGTAGTTGTCTAATAAGTCCTGAAGCATAAAAGTTTTGTTTTGTTTAAATTTTGATAAACTTGAGAATAGTTCTGTTTTCAAATATATTTAATTTTTACTGTCAGATCATGAATTTTTGCTTTATAATGAAAAAAGTATCTTACAAAAATGCTTTTGTTTTTTACAAGAATTTATTTTTGTTTAAGAATTTTAAATATCTTTGAATTATGAGTACAGCAACAAAACCAAAACATATCGGCAGAAATATAAGCCGTATCAGAGAGCTTAAAGATATGAAGCAGGATGCACTGGCATTGGCTTTAGGCATAAGTCAGCAGATGGTTTCGAATATTGAAAACAGCGAAACGGTTGACGAGCAAAGATTAATTGAGATTGCAAAAGCCCTTGGAGTTTCTGTTGAAGCAATTAAAAACTTTTCAGAAGAAGCGGTTTTTAATATTATTGGAAATACTTTCCAAGATCACGGTACTATTCCTATTATTACAA from Flavobacterium sp. KACC 22763 includes these protein-coding regions:
- a CDS encoding pectate lyase family protein, whose product is MNLKSTLSMFAAALIFGFTACNSEEIASNTEASIQPTNETAIDASATNPTAKIGNCAEVPGWASQNGGTTGGGSSAETTVTTYAQLKSAVENTAVKVIKVSGTITITARLSFQDQTGKTIYGASGAKLVSTDQTKDGSGIFNIKRCKNIIIRNLIFEGPGAYDTDGWDNAVLDECTNVWIDHCEFRDGVDGNFDIKNKSDYISVTYTKFHYLKPPKAGGSGGSDDHRYSNLIGSSDGATADRGKLRITFARCWWAPGCRERMPRVRFGQVHIVNSFFNSTVSNKCIAAGFEANIRVESNVFEGVKNPIELMTGFTAVTSTDNIFTSVTGTQAGSGTAFTPPYSILKLANTAVKADISANAGPTLGGNVCGSF
- a CDS encoding helix-turn-helix domain-containing protein; translated protein: MSTATKPKHIGRNISRIRELKDMKQDALALALGISQQMVSNIENSETVDEQRLIEIAKALGVSVEAIKNFSEEAVFNIIGNTFQDHGTIPIITTGDYNCTFNPLDKVVELYERLVQAEKDKVEYLEKLLNGK
- a CDS encoding Crp/Fnr family transcriptional regulator, coding for MYNLLRANIERKISLTDEEWDIIVSKAERIKLKKNQFLQVQNSNSSYEGFILKGSFKTYILNENGTETVIFFSFENEWICDLESFYHQKPTTYNIKAIEDSEIVVISKMQKAYLFAMIPKLIKFHVLMIERANVAIQQRLLDVLHKTSKQRYLDFKERYPQKVSSINNKNLSSYLGVSHEFLSKIKRTVS
- a CDS encoding DUF3037 domain-containing protein is translated as MQDNHLYEYAVIRVVPRVEREEFLNIGIILFCKKAKFIKVLFHLNKEKIQALSADFDIEQLECNLTSLVKIANGAKDGGPIAEFEIPERFRWLTAIRSSAIQTSRPHPGLSQDLEKTIQRLFEELVL
- a CDS encoding HutD family protein, whose amino-acid sequence is MNIQLLSKKNTKPSIWSGGLTYEYMIYPKTAIYANRDFAFRISSATIEQTPSEFTKFKGYHRYLVMLDNDLDVEVNKEKKAYKKYEIMEFNSDDEVTSFTKGTDFNWMVSEKISHHKLEIANGNQNCNAEVVIVFSLYRAIITINEKPYHLEPYDVLVIENQEKENVRLHFSTECLFGILDF
- a CDS encoding GNAT family N-acetyltransferase, whose amino-acid sequence is MITKAALQDIPALTTLINSAYRGETSKKGWTTEAHLLEGKRTDEQEMTEIFLDPKNTMLKFTANDKIIGSVLLVEKGHQLYLGMLTVSPELQNSGIGKKLLAEAENHAKSLGLSSIIMTVISVREELVAWYKRHGYVDTGKREAFPESEIHTTVSEVPLEFIYLEKVL